Genomic DNA from Lactuca sativa cultivar Salinas chromosome 8, Lsat_Salinas_v11, whole genome shotgun sequence:
attaaaaactaaatgtataaaaattaaaaatttaaccaAGATTAACcagtcataagaattgaatataTACACAAGTTAAAATACTTactttacaaaaaaaataataaattaatgactaaacgtatacaaaataaaaactatattaccCTATAGGTCATTTTCCAATAAAATAATCAACGCTACTTTAATATCCATCTAACAATTTAATTTTACCGTGAAATGTTATTTCCCCCAAAAAAATGAagaatataaattaattctttCAAGTGACAATAACAAGCCTCAAGACAAGAGATTAAATTAAGCATCACACAACACACAGGGCTGCCATGAAGTTATATCATCGAAGAGAAGAGAGCATGATCTAACAAAACTTGGAATGACATGTcactttaaataaaatatatcatCGAAGTGTGAGAGTTCCTGAAGTTGAACAACACCTTTTTTTTCTGATTTGAGTTTTATAACAACGAATTCATGAAATCTGAAATTGAACCAACAACCCACCTTAGCTTGCTGACTATGCAAAAAATTTGTATGAAAAAAGTAGGGTCCTACCATTCACAAACTTTTTGAAGAATAAAATTACATCATGAAATTCCAGACCCAAACATGCATATGCAATATGTTGTTGTGGATGATGAGGGAGGTTAAGTTTGAGGATcagaaggaggaggaggaggaggaggaggaggaggaggaggagggcaGACGACATTTTTGACGACTGTGAAGTACAAGTTGAAATCTGCATTTAATTTAGAGCAGGAAGCCTCTATCCACTTTTCTGCTACATTTGTGGGCAAACTGTCCAGGCTCTCCCTTTCCCTTTCTTCAATTGCAGGCCGTATTTCATCGTACACAGAATCAAGCATCACACTCGCTTCACTTCTTATCTCCTGCATgcaataaatatatattatgttttttttttaatgaaattaaATAAGTGATCCATTGCTACCTCGCATTTTATGAGTTGGTCTTGTACTTTTTTTGAAGCAAAGAGCTGTGCAACACGTTTCCCATTCACCGGTTTCCTGCCCGAAGCCTTTTGCTTTCGGTTCGGGCTGCGTTTACCTGCCCGCTTTGCAGGCCCGTTGTTAAAATCCCCAGAAACCACCATACCACCACCACCACGCTTAATGTTACCACCTGAAAAATTGGTCTTGTGTTTATATCCAAaaccattgttgttgttgttgttaaccTCGCTTCTTCTCACTGTTACTACTGAAAGGGGTTCTTCTGTAGTAATCTTGTTCACCTTTTCtgaaggtgcttcatcttcagcAGAATCATACAGAGGGAATTCATCAACTGTATATCTGAACTCATGGAAAACAATACCAAATCCCAAATCTTTTATCATCTTCATCTAAatacaacaaaatatatatatatatatatatatatatatatatatatatatatatatatatacacacactaacCAACCTGTCATCACCATCTTCCCAGACATGATTATGCTCCTGAAGTGTTAAGAAAACAATACAACGGATTAAAATATATGAGCAACCGAAAAACTTAGCAAAACATATTTACCTGGAAACCCTGAGACTTTGCACCAAGAAAAATAGAACAGTTAGGGGCCCCACACAGACAACGCACGTTAACGCCACCATACCATTCAAAATTATAGTCATATGCAAGTTCAGTTCCAACACAAATGTCCTGTTTTGCAAAAATCCCAACCCGAGTTTCCCCTGAAACCGTCCACTTTCTAGTCTCACAATTCGGTTGGCTGCAGAAAGAATAAAGTTACT
This window encodes:
- the LOC111920951 gene encoding histone-lysine N-methyltransferase ASHH1, which codes for MELEFNRIHLPEGVAPFTHITRNERSGRKQQIKKKDEDIAVCECKLDPGKTELACGERCLNVLTNTECTPGYCPCGTYCNNQRFQKCEYAKTKLFKTEGRGWGLLADENIKAGQFIIEYCGEVISSEEAKARSQTYEAQGLRDAYIISLNGSYFIDATRKGSLGRFINHSCQPNCETRKWTVSGETRVGIFAKQDICVGTELAYDYNFEWYGGVNVRCLCGAPNCSIFLGAKSQGFQEHNHVWEDGDDRYTVDEFPLYDSAEDEAPSEKVNKITTEEPLSVVTVRRSEVNNNNNNGFGYKHKTNFSGGNIKRGGGGMVVSGDFNNGPAKRAGKRSPNRKQKASGRKPVNGKRVAQLFASKKVQDQLIKCEEIRSEASVMLDSVYDEIRPAIEERERESLDSLPTNVAEKWIEASCSKLNADFNLYFTVVKNVVCPPPPPPPPPPPPPSDPQT